A region from the Aquimarina sp. ERC-38 genome encodes:
- a CDS encoding alpha/beta hydrolase family esterase gives MMKKTYPLLIISIVLLLLSTSFSQLQAQKLLKGSLMVDGVRRTYKIFIPSKYRPGKKVPLLLNFHGYTMNAGLMVAYAEFRPIANRENFIVVYPQGLRDFTDTTHFNVGWGNSNVDDLAFTKALLNQVEATYSIDKKRIYSTGFSNGGFFSYKLACELSGRIAAIASVAGSVTRGQFANCPTVHQMPILEIHGTNDETVDYNGSDLFTPIPDVLSYWINFNNTRSVPQTRQVRNKAWWDGSTVTELTYSGGKNGAIVKHFRVNNGEHSWPGTFVPFGTNFDIKASREVWNFLSQYDINGLRKGANKSTLSSEGTEEAISFYFDVNSSILAVDQVKNDGQPYAVVSMEGKLVDKGVLFKDDNYINLSTLSTGMYVLTTAEESYKFIKK, from the coding sequence ATGATGAAAAAAACGTACCCTTTACTTATTATTAGTATTGTACTCTTATTATTAAGTACTTCTTTCTCGCAACTTCAGGCACAGAAATTACTGAAAGGTTCTCTAATGGTCGACGGAGTTCGCAGAACTTACAAAATATTCATACCCTCAAAATATCGTCCGGGTAAGAAAGTCCCTTTACTTTTAAACTTTCATGGATATACCATGAACGCGGGATTGATGGTTGCATACGCTGAATTCCGACCAATTGCTAACCGCGAAAATTTTATTGTAGTGTATCCTCAAGGCTTAAGGGATTTTACAGATACCACTCATTTTAATGTTGGATGGGGTAACAGTAATGTGGATGACCTTGCTTTTACTAAAGCCTTATTAAATCAAGTAGAAGCTACCTATTCTATTGATAAAAAAAGAATTTATAGTACCGGTTTTTCAAACGGAGGTTTTTTTAGTTATAAACTAGCCTGTGAACTTAGTGGTCGTATTGCAGCTATCGCCTCAGTTGCCGGTAGTGTAACTCGCGGACAATTTGCCAATTGTCCAACAGTACATCAAATGCCAATATTGGAAATTCACGGTACTAATGATGAAACGGTTGATTATAATGGTAGTGACTTATTTACACCAATTCCTGATGTGTTATCTTATTGGATTAATTTTAATAACACTCGTAGCGTTCCTCAAACCCGTCAAGTACGTAACAAGGCATGGTGGGACGGATCTACCGTTACCGAACTGACATATTCAGGTGGTAAAAATGGTGCAATTGTAAAACATTTTAGGGTAAATAATGGAGAACATTCATGGCCAGGAACTTTTGTTCCCTTTGGAACCAATTTTGATATCAAAGCCTCCAGGGAAGTGTGGAACTTTTTATCACAATATGATATAAACGGATTAAGAAAAGGTGCGAATAAAAGTACGCTCTCTTCAGAAGGTACTGAAGAAGCTATTAGTTTTTATTTTGATGTAAACTCAAGCATTCTAGCTGTTGATCAGGTTAAGAATGATGGTCAACCATATGCCGTAGTTTCTATGGAAGGTAAATTAGTAGACAAAGGTGTTTTATTTAAAGATGATAATTACATCAACCTTTCTACGCTTTCTACCGGAATGTATGTTTTAACCACAGCTGAAGAATCCTATAAGTTTATTAAAAAATAA
- a CDS encoding gliding motility-associated C-terminal domain-containing protein yields the protein MQAVPTCTTTIIPTATQDNVPVNLRFEWNAAARASGYFISIGTSENTEDILTRTDVNNTTTYLPSNLLPFRTELFVKIIPYNGIGEAQDCESIRFITEDEPFVAPKTLKGFSPNGDGINDRWEIANIEDYPQNEVYIYNRWGSLVFKTKGYDNKENIFKGIANQGTNIGADELPEGTYFYQVINVPSGAIDRPKGMVIIKR from the coding sequence ATGCAAGCCGTACCCACTTGTACAACTACCATCATTCCAACCGCTACGCAAGACAATGTTCCGGTCAACCTTCGTTTTGAATGGAACGCTGCAGCCAGGGCTTCCGGATATTTTATCTCTATAGGTACTTCAGAAAATACGGAGGATATTCTAACCCGTACGGATGTAAACAACACTACTACGTATCTACCTTCTAATCTTTTACCCTTCAGAACCGAACTCTTTGTTAAAATCATACCCTATAACGGTATCGGTGAAGCTCAAGATTGTGAATCAATAAGGTTTATAACAGAAGATGAACCTTTTGTTGCTCCTAAAACTTTGAAAGGTTTTTCACCTAACGGGGATGGTATTAATGATCGTTGGGAAATCGCCAATATTGAAGACTATCCTCAAAACGAAGTATATATATATAATCGATGGGGTTCCTTAGTTTTTAAAACAAAAGGCTACGACAATAAGGAAAATATTTTTAAAGGTATTGCGAACCAAGGTACTAATATTGGTGCCGATGAATTACCGGAGGGTACTTACTTCTATCAGGTTATTAACGTTCCATCCGGGGCAATTGACCGACCTAAAGGAATGGTGATCATAAAAAGATAG
- a CDS encoding PorP/SprF family type IX secretion system membrane protein has translation MRHLLQKLVIIGFLSFVQALSGQQLPSFDQYYYNNVLINPAYAGFPEFIEIITSTTQTFTGFEGNPRTINLTGNAPVFDRQGGISAGYTRDEVGVTSATKFFASYAYRIDLDNNYDNIQWWHYNPTFISFGLQTSLLFLENNLLSLGVEGDPVFQDIIDVTIPTANIGILLNEKEFFVGLSVIQLFPNIFFSEKNIKLQSSYQLHGGYYWVITGNSPLVIKPHTLLKYVPNAPAQLDINLAAKFKNGLEIGTGYRSDDTLNFVAGFYFYKRWRAMYTLNQSFNNNPISGRHGLVLSYQFGNGY, from the coding sequence ATGCGACATTTATTACAAAAATTAGTCATAATCGGTTTTTTATCTTTTGTTCAGGCTTTGTCCGGTCAGCAACTTCCTTCATTTGATCAATATTATTACAATAATGTTCTGATTAACCCTGCTTACGCTGGTTTTCCTGAATTTATAGAAATTATCACCAGTACTACTCAAACCTTTACCGGTTTTGAAGGGAATCCCAGAACTATTAATTTAACCGGAAATGCTCCGGTTTTTGACCGCCAGGGAGGAATTAGTGCCGGATATACCCGGGATGAGGTTGGAGTTACCAGTGCTACTAAATTTTTTGCTTCGTATGCTTACCGAATTGATTTGGACAATAATTATGACAATATTCAATGGTGGCATTATAACCCTACCTTTATTTCATTCGGTTTGCAAACTAGTTTATTGTTCTTAGAAAATAACTTACTATCATTGGGAGTCGAAGGAGATCCTGTTTTTCAGGATATTATAGATGTAACTATTCCTACCGCGAATATTGGTATTTTATTAAATGAAAAAGAGTTTTTTGTAGGGCTTTCCGTAATTCAGTTATTTCCTAATATTTTCTTTTCTGAGAAGAACATAAAATTACAAAGTTCTTATCAATTACACGGTGGTTATTACTGGGTAATAACTGGTAACAGTCCATTAGTTATAAAACCTCATACGCTTTTAAAATATGTACCTAACGCCCCGGCGCAATTGGATATCAACCTAGCAGCAAAATTTAAAAACGGGCTGGAGATCGGAACTGGGTATCGCTCTGATGATACGCTTAACTTTGTTGCGGGATTCTACTTTTACAAAAGATGGCGCGCGATGTATACCCTAAATCAAAGCTTTAACAATAACCCTATTAGCGGACGCCATGGTTTGGTATTAAGTTATCAATTTGGGAACGGATATTAG
- a CDS encoding quinone-dependent dihydroorotate dehydrogenase, protein MYQQLIKPLLFKFDPEKVHYFTFGWIRRIAKIPGAIGIIKKQFAIEDSRLERKVFGLTFKNPVGLAAGFDKNAVLYKELENFGFGFIEIGTVTPEAQEGNPKTRLFRLIEDEAIINRMGFNNDGLEAICQRLKKRNSKLIIGGNIGKNTYTKPEDYTRDYLTCFNQLHPYVDYFVLNVSCPNVGSHAKLNDKDYLEELIKEVQKANTSFSVQKPIVLKIAPDLNRQQLDEIVELVQKTRLDGVIASNTSVDREGLHTSQEKLTAIGNGGLSGKPIRKKSTEVIRYLSEKSNGSFPIIGVGGIHSAEDALEKIDAGASLVQVYTGFIYKGPGLIKDINTALLEQY, encoded by the coding sequence ATGTATCAACAGCTTATCAAACCGCTTCTGTTTAAATTTGATCCGGAAAAAGTACATTATTTTACCTTTGGCTGGATTCGTAGGATTGCTAAAATACCAGGGGCTATAGGCATTATAAAAAAACAATTTGCTATTGAAGATTCACGTCTGGAACGTAAGGTTTTTGGGTTAACGTTTAAAAACCCGGTCGGGCTTGCTGCCGGTTTTGATAAAAATGCAGTCTTATATAAGGAACTTGAAAATTTTGGTTTTGGATTTATTGAGATTGGAACCGTGACCCCGGAAGCACAGGAAGGAAATCCTAAAACCCGGTTATTTCGCTTAATAGAAGATGAAGCGATTATCAACCGAATGGGATTTAACAACGACGGACTAGAAGCTATCTGCCAACGCTTAAAAAAACGAAATTCCAAATTAATTATTGGCGGGAACATTGGGAAAAATACGTATACGAAGCCAGAAGACTATACTAGGGATTATCTGACTTGTTTTAATCAATTACATCCCTATGTGGATTACTTTGTGCTTAACGTAAGTTGCCCAAATGTAGGAAGCCACGCCAAATTAAATGATAAGGATTATCTGGAAGAATTGATTAAAGAAGTTCAAAAAGCAAATACCTCTTTTTCGGTTCAAAAGCCGATTGTTTTAAAGATTGCTCCGGATTTAAACAGGCAACAATTGGACGAAATTGTTGAATTGGTTCAGAAAACTAGATTGGATGGAGTAATTGCCAGTAATACATCAGTTGATAGAGAAGGATTACATACTTCCCAGGAAAAATTAACCGCTATTGGAAATGGGGGATTAAGCGGAAAACCTATCCGAAAAAAGAGCACCGAAGTAATTCGCTACTTATCTGAAAAGAGTAATGGGTCATTTCCTATTATCGGAGTAGGAGGAATACATTCTGCTGAGGATGCTTTAGAAAAGATAGATGCAGGTGCCAGTCTGGTTCAGGTGTATACAGGGTTTATTTATAAAGGTCCGGGATTGATTAAAGATATTAATACGGCATTGTTGGAACAGTACTAA